A single window of Nicotiana tomentosiformis chromosome 1, ASM39032v3, whole genome shotgun sequence DNA harbors:
- the LOC138907096 gene encoding spindle pole body component 110-like: MVATWKDSSDEDIDDSVERALIAIRESKDELDEESEISFLDLKDKIKLLSKDRLLELLLTLIDESKNICSEKEQLLKECNFLKAECKNLEINICKIEKENTALKNQVHALDTVVLELRSKNVKLKLGTEKEITSDIQLNLEDGLRKVKDELYKKEENVRALKEDLTKVKHELDRTCKWNRSSNALSWLQEHHSSNRKGLIFGNFASEWDHKNKYLTLHENKICTHCGNTGHYKSDCTAKEKEARTTSFHLRTLNEVISPLEMGKKVRSLGLERQGKRVNNIYVVDMSTLSKNELTYLSVLDSDLLLWYKRLGHASLSQLNKLVSKDLVIGLPNIKSKKDIVCEACGRGKHVRSSFRTKKMEHDDEAIGLVRNSNETTAQTEVAPEVGTCDGTGPSTQGNLTGGIEQRGSDPKISKEPVHEHVPQQQNIEGTSRENYLVVKPYKYKSSHPIENIITDPTSRIKTRSSLKNLCAFDAFISLIEPINIAEALQDAD; this comes from the exons ATGGTTGCTACTTGGAAAGATAGTTCAGATGaggatattgatgatagtgttgaACGAGCTCTCATAGCAATTCGAGAATCTAAAGATGAACTTGATGAAGAATCTGAGATAAGTTTTCTGGACCTTAAGGATAAAATTAAACTCCTTTCTAAAGATAGACTATTAGAATTGTTGCTAActttaattgatgaatctaagaaTATATGTTCTGAAAAAGAACAATTGTTAAAAGAGTGTAACTTTTTAAAAGCAGAATGCAAAAACCTGGAAATAAACATTTGTAAAATTGAAAAGGAAAATACTGctttgaagaaccaggttcatgcacttgatacaGTTGTCTTAGAACTTAGATCTAAAAATGTAAAGTTAAAGTTAGGGACAGAAAAAGAGATAACAAGTGATATACAACTCAACCTAGAGGATGGCTTAAGGAAGGTTAAAGATGAGCTAtacaaaaaggaagaaaatgtaAGAGCTTTGAAAGAGGACTTAACAAAGGTTAAACATGAGCTTGATAGAacatgtaaatggaacaggtcctccaatgcactttcatggctacaagaacaccatagtagcaacagaaaGGGACTTATCTTTGGGAACTTTGCATCCGAATGGGATCACAAAAATAAGTACCTAACACTCCATGAGAAtaagatttgcacacactgtggaAACACTGGTCACTACAAGAGTGATTGCACTGCGAAAGAAAAG GAAGCAAGAACCacttcctttcacttgaggaccttaaatgaGGTAAtatctcctttggaaatgggaaaaaAAGTGAGATCGTTGGGGTTGGAAAGGCAG ggaaaaagagtgaacaacatatatgttgtagatATGTCCACACTTTCAAAAAATGAACTCACTTACTTAAGTGTATTGGATAGTGATCTCCTCCTTTGGtataagagacttggacatgctagtctaagtcaactcaacaaactagtctccaaggacttggtgataggactgcctaacattaagtccaagaaagatatagtttgtgaggcttgtggaAGAGGGAAGCATGTAAGATCTTCTTTCAGAACTAAGAAAATG gaacatgatgatgaagcaattgggctagtgagaaactcaaatgaaaccacagcccagactgaagTTGCACCAGAAGTAGGAACAtgtgatggaacaggtccttccacccagggcaacttGACAGGGGGAATTGAACAAAGAGGAAGTGATCCTAAAATATCGaaggaacctgtccatgaacatgttcctcagcaacaaaacattgaaggaacatctaggGAAAACTatttggttgtgaaaccttacaagtataagagttctcatcccattgagaacataattactgatccaacctctagaatcaaaaccagatcttcgtTGAAGAATCTTTGTGCGTTTGATGCTTTtatatctcttattgaacctataAATATTGCTgaagctttgcaggatgcagactag
- the LOC104114712 gene encoding uncharacterized protein isoform X2 — MGQQTVDSKTSDHGKANTKSGVPKHDKPLSVPEAVMGTAVQDSQSENVAAASKSIESPLFPEANNMVNNVSNITGSKRPTPECLVNPLNRYSTNNSGSGHLVYVRRRPDGELSKTAASNNQSGVTDYSQLKKLSQHDEKAQTEIQIKEARYYGPEVSSMSRTPSRGSLSMKPSVPPSTGESNNNLASVNVSNYQVTSTSLLLDNPKKVNFKHWEERYFQLQNLLHKLEQSKQEDYIQMLRSLSSVDLSKHAVELEKRSIRLALEEAKEVQRVRVSDVLGQYPKNPKSSLA, encoded by the exons ATGGGTCAACAAACAGTAGATTCAAAAACAAGTGACCACGGGAAGGCTAATACTAAATCTGGTGTACCCAAGCATGATAAACCGCTATCAGTGCCAGAAGCTGTAATGGGTACTGCAGTACAAGATTCGCAGAGCGAGAATGTGGCTGCAGCCTCCAAATCAATTGAAAGCCCACTATTTCCTGAAGCGAATAATATGGTCAATAATGTTTCTAATATAACTGGCTCCAAAAGACCTACCCCTGAATGCCTAGTGAACCCACTCAATCGATACTCAACAAACAATTCTGGTAGCGGGCATCTTGTCTATGTTCGTAGAAGACCTGACGGAGAGTTAAGCAAGACTGCTGCTAGTAACAACCAAAGTGGTGTTACTGATTATTCACAACTGAAAAAGCTTAGTCAACATGATGAGAAAGCTCAGACCGAAATCCAGATAAAAGAAGCTAGATATTACGGTCCAGAAGTTTCATCAATGTCAAGGACTCCTTCGAGGGGCTCCTTGTCCATGAAACCTTCAGTTCCTCCCTCTACAGGAGAGTCCAACAACAATTTAGCTTCAGTTAATGTTAGCAACTATCAAGTAACTTCTACCAGCCTATTGTTGGATAATCCCAAGAAGGTTAATTTTAAGCACTGGGAAGAGCGGTATTTCCAATTGCAGAACTTATTGCACAAACTGGAGCAATCAAAGCAAGAGGATTATATCCAGA TGCTTCGTTCTCTGTCCTCTGTTGACCTAAGCAAACATGCTGTTGAACTGGAGAAGAGGTCCATCCGGCTTGCATTGGAGGAAG CGAAAGAGGTGCAACGAGTAAGAGTCTCGGATGTTTTGGGGCAATATCCAAAGAACCCCAAAAGCTCTCTAGCTTGA
- the LOC104114712 gene encoding uncharacterized protein isoform X3 yields the protein MGTAVQDSQSENVAAASKSIESPLFPEANNMVNNVSNITGSKRPTPECLVNPLNRYSTNNSGSGHLVYVRRRPDGELSKTAASNNQSGVTDYSQLKKLSQHDEKAQTEIQIKEARYYGPEVSSMSRTPSRGSLSMKPSVPPSTGESNNNLASVNVSNYQVTSTSLLLDNPKKVNFKHWEERYFQLQNLLHKLEQSKQEDYIQMLRSLSSVDLSKHAVELEKRSIRLALEEAKEVQRVRVSDVLGQYPKNPKSSLA from the exons ATGGGTACTGCAGTACAAGATTCGCAGAGCGAGAATGTGGCTGCAGCCTCCAAATCAATTGAAAGCCCACTATTTCCTGAAGCGAATAATATGGTCAATAATGTTTCTAATATAACTGGCTCCAAAAGACCTACCCCTGAATGCCTAGTGAACCCACTCAATCGATACTCAACAAACAATTCTGGTAGCGGGCATCTTGTCTATGTTCGTAGAAGACCTGACGGAGAGTTAAGCAAGACTGCTGCTAGTAACAACCAAAGTGGTGTTACTGATTATTCACAACTGAAAAAGCTTAGTCAACATGATGAGAAAGCTCAGACCGAAATCCAGATAAAAGAAGCTAGATATTACGGTCCAGAAGTTTCATCAATGTCAAGGACTCCTTCGAGGGGCTCCTTGTCCATGAAACCTTCAGTTCCTCCCTCTACAGGAGAGTCCAACAACAATTTAGCTTCAGTTAATGTTAGCAACTATCAAGTAACTTCTACCAGCCTATTGTTGGATAATCCCAAGAAGGTTAATTTTAAGCACTGGGAAGAGCGGTATTTCCAATTGCAGAACTTATTGCACAAACTGGAGCAATCAAAGCAAGAGGATTATATCCAGA TGCTTCGTTCTCTGTCCTCTGTTGACCTAAGCAAACATGCTGTTGAACTGGAGAAGAGGTCCATCCGGCTTGCATTGGAGGAAG CGAAAGAGGTGCAACGAGTAAGAGTCTCGGATGTTTTGGGGCAATATCCAAAGAACCCCAAAAGCTCTCTAGCTTGA
- the LOC104114712 gene encoding uncharacterized protein isoform X1, with protein sequence MEPPRMEHFLLIMSCSIISTQCAYEMGQQTVDSKTSDHGKANTKSGVPKHDKPLSVPEAVMGTAVQDSQSENVAAASKSIESPLFPEANNMVNNVSNITGSKRPTPECLVNPLNRYSTNNSGSGHLVYVRRRPDGELSKTAASNNQSGVTDYSQLKKLSQHDEKAQTEIQIKEARYYGPEVSSMSRTPSRGSLSMKPSVPPSTGESNNNLASVNVSNYQVTSTSLLLDNPKKVNFKHWEERYFQLQNLLHKLEQSKQEDYIQMLRSLSSVDLSKHAVELEKRSIRLALEEAKEVQRVRVSDVLGQYPKNPKSSLA encoded by the exons ATGGAACCACCTCGAATGGAACATTTTCTTCTTATCATGTCATGCTCCATCATCTCGACGCAGTGTGCCTATGAG ATGGGTCAACAAACAGTAGATTCAAAAACAAGTGACCACGGGAAGGCTAATACTAAATCTGGTGTACCCAAGCATGATAAACCGCTATCAGTGCCAGAAGCTGTAATGGGTACTGCAGTACAAGATTCGCAGAGCGAGAATGTGGCTGCAGCCTCCAAATCAATTGAAAGCCCACTATTTCCTGAAGCGAATAATATGGTCAATAATGTTTCTAATATAACTGGCTCCAAAAGACCTACCCCTGAATGCCTAGTGAACCCACTCAATCGATACTCAACAAACAATTCTGGTAGCGGGCATCTTGTCTATGTTCGTAGAAGACCTGACGGAGAGTTAAGCAAGACTGCTGCTAGTAACAACCAAAGTGGTGTTACTGATTATTCACAACTGAAAAAGCTTAGTCAACATGATGAGAAAGCTCAGACCGAAATCCAGATAAAAGAAGCTAGATATTACGGTCCAGAAGTTTCATCAATGTCAAGGACTCCTTCGAGGGGCTCCTTGTCCATGAAACCTTCAGTTCCTCCCTCTACAGGAGAGTCCAACAACAATTTAGCTTCAGTTAATGTTAGCAACTATCAAGTAACTTCTACCAGCCTATTGTTGGATAATCCCAAGAAGGTTAATTTTAAGCACTGGGAAGAGCGGTATTTCCAATTGCAGAACTTATTGCACAAACTGGAGCAATCAAAGCAAGAGGATTATATCCAGA TGCTTCGTTCTCTGTCCTCTGTTGACCTAAGCAAACATGCTGTTGAACTGGAGAAGAGGTCCATCCGGCTTGCATTGGAGGAAG CGAAAGAGGTGCAACGAGTAAGAGTCTCGGATGTTTTGGGGCAATATCCAAAGAACCCCAAAAGCTCTCTAGCTTGA